One window of the Chryseobacterium sp. CY350 genome contains the following:
- a CDS encoding JAB-like toxin 1 domain-containing protein → MLEDIYEVDNDGNLSWKAASERDVIYASKNFDSSGNLKTENDGGVDVGEKGFIAKNSGSEKVEITNASGDTIEKKYDYIKFGSNSETAQNVFDYLAENTNVEFNRNVFTNSKNDKFSFVGTIHIEDKVALVMLGNQLIESEHSHPDPYSNSPSGFNVDYSPETGKFSYSHGLQSGDMKVAGKYPNAKFIMYSPNYIQGALRINFDGQKIISITNQGKK, encoded by the coding sequence ATGCTTGAAGATATTTATGAAGTTGATAATGATGGGAATTTATCATGGAAAGCAGCATCAGAAAGGGATGTAATTTATGCTTCTAAAAATTTCGATAGTAGTGGAAATTTAAAAACAGAGAATGATGGTGGTGTTGATGTAGGTGAGAAAGGATTTATTGCAAAAAATTCAGGTTCTGAGAAAGTAGAAATTACCAATGCCTCTGGCGATACTATTGAAAAAAAATATGATTATATAAAATTTGGAAGTAATAGTGAAACAGCACAAAATGTTTTTGATTATTTAGCTGAAAATACTAATGTTGAGTTTAATCGAAATGTATTTACAAATAGTAAAAATGATAAATTTAGTTTTGTAGGAACTATTCATATAGAAGATAAAGTTGCCTTAGTTATGTTAGGCAATCAATTAATAGAATCCGAACATAGTCATCCTGACCCTTATTCAAATTCACCGAGTGGCTTCAATGTCGACTATTCTCCAGAAACTGGAAAATTTAGCTACAGTCATGGCTTGCAAAGTGGAGATATGAAAGTAGCAGGGAAATATCCAAATGCTAAATTTATTATGTATTCTCCAAATTATATACAAGGGGCACTTAGAATAAATTTTGATGGTCAAAAGATAATATCCATAACAAACCAAGGCAAAAAATAA
- a CDS encoding RHS repeat-associated core domain-containing protein gives MACYDVWMPVEVVEVNNYYPFGLMHNYTTTTMNSYQYKYNGKELQESGMYDYGARFYMPDIGRLGCGRSAK, from the coding sequence ATGGCATGTTACGATGTCTGGATGCCGGTAGAAGTTGTGGAAGTAAATAATTATTACCCTTTTGGGTTGATGCATAATTATACAACAACAACGATGAATAGTTATCAATATAAGTACAACGGAAAGGAACTTCAGGAGTCTGGAATGTATGATTATGGTGCGAGATTCTATATGCCGGATATTGGAAGATTGGGGTGTGGTAGATCCGCTAAGTGA
- a CDS encoding RHS repeat domain-containing protein: MTQINDPANLGIDLFGYKIKYNQVGGLENANTDFMDLKVKPKFNGNIAEVDWRTATEENEPLKRYGYVYDNLNRLSAGFYQKEGSEASKEYFERMEYDRNGNITRLQRSAGLLSGSTTALSIDNLKYDYSGNRLTKVTEEQIGNSNGYPSLSTHNTITYDDNGNMITHKDKGINSIVYNYLNLPSTVISGSGKKGSSSSYIYRADGTKLKKMLANSFAMSSTEIDYLDGFQYDNKVDFCLGCPSSSAILKFVPTSEGYFDFEKNLYIYNYTDHLGNIRLSYADSNHDGGILPRDMNSKYCEDMGDGNMACYDYWMPGEVVEVNNYYPFGLMHNYTATTMNSYQYKYNGKELQETGMYDYGARFYMPDIGRWGVGDPFSERYIKASPYHYAFNNPVFFKDPDGRQIVIYYEDDKGKQQFIYSYSAARKSTGNNFLDNAISALDTLYESDAMNIDTNGDGIKDINIMQKLIDHKKTLGIVKSDFSSEFTFGMGYDKKNNKWDSDLYQIGRIRFNDEEGVLYNNESSEGLVQRYENGKLTKGDKINSPTSILGHEMVHSYNHIFDNANWFQRRKQKSENPGFKNQEEQYTTILSNQINEALKEPQRTVYQGIYVPVKNVKSNEIKK, encoded by the coding sequence ATGACGCAGATCAATGATCCTGCGAATTTGGGAATTGATTTGTTCGGGTATAAAATAAAATATAATCAGGTAGGCGGACTTGAAAATGCCAATACTGATTTTATGGATCTCAAGGTAAAGCCCAAATTCAACGGGAATATTGCGGAAGTAGACTGGCGAACAGCAACAGAAGAGAACGAGCCTTTGAAAAGATACGGATATGTTTATGATAATTTGAATCGTCTGTCTGCAGGATTTTACCAGAAAGAAGGTTCTGAAGCCTCCAAAGAATATTTCGAAAGAATGGAATATGACCGTAACGGCAATATCACAAGATTACAAAGATCTGCAGGTTTGCTTTCGGGAAGCACCACGGCATTATCAATCGATAATCTGAAATATGATTATTCAGGTAACAGGCTGACTAAAGTGACCGAAGAACAGATTGGCAACAGCAATGGTTATCCTTCTTTATCTACCCATAATACAATCACTTACGATGATAATGGCAACATGATTACTCATAAAGATAAAGGGATTAATTCAATTGTTTATAATTATTTGAATCTACCTTCAACTGTTATAAGTGGAAGTGGCAAAAAAGGAAGTTCCTCTTCATATATTTACAGAGCAGATGGTACAAAGCTAAAAAAAATGTTGGCTAATTCATTTGCAATGTCAAGTACAGAGATTGATTATCTGGATGGTTTTCAGTATGATAACAAAGTAGATTTCTGCTTAGGATGTCCCAGTTCTTCAGCAATACTAAAATTTGTTCCTACTTCTGAAGGCTATTTTGATTTTGAAAAAAATCTGTACATTTACAATTATACTGATCATTTGGGGAATATACGTTTGAGCTATGCAGATTCTAATCATGACGGCGGGATTTTGCCACGCGATATGAATTCAAAATACTGCGAAGACATGGGAGATGGTAACATGGCATGTTATGATTACTGGATGCCTGGAGAGGTTGTGGAAGTCAATAATTATTACCCTTTTGGATTGATGCATAATTACACTGCAACAACGATGAATAGTTATCAATACAAGTACAACGGTAAGGAACTCCAAGAGACTGGAATGTATGATTATGGAGCAAGGTTTTACATGCCCGATATTGGAAGATGGGGAGTTGGTGATCCATTCTCAGAAAGATATATTAAAGCTAGTCCTTATCATTATGCATTCAACAATCCTGTATTTTTCAAAGATCCTGACGGAAGACAAATTGTCATTTATTATGAAGATGACAAAGGAAAACAACAATTCATTTATTCATATTCTGCTGCCAGAAAAAGTACTGGAAATAATTTTTTGGATAATGCAATATCTGCATTAGATACTTTATATGAAAGTGATGCAATGAACATAGATACTAATGGTGATGGTATTAAAGATATAAATATTATGCAAAAATTGATAGACCATAAAAAAACATTAGGAATTGTTAAAAGTGATTTTTCATCTGAATTCACTTTCGGAATGGGTTATGACAAAAAGAATAATAAATGGGATAGTGATTTGTATCAAATTGGGCGGATAAGATTTAACGATGAAGAGGGTGTTTTATATAATAATGAAAGTTCTGAAGGTCTTGTACAAAGATATGAAAATGGTAAATTAACTAAAGGAGATAAAATAAACTCCCCAACCTCCATATTAGGTCACGAAATGGTGCATTCTTATAATCATATTTTTGATAATGCAAATTGGTTCCAAAGAAGAAAACAAAAATCGGAAAATCCTGGTTTTAAAAATCAAGAAGAACAATACACAACCATTCTTTCAAATCAAATTAATGAGGCTCTTAAAGAACCGCAAAGAACTGTTTATCAAGGTATATATGTTCCAGTTAAAAATGTAAAAAGCAATGAAATTAAAAAATAA
- a CDS encoding RHS repeat-associated core domain-containing protein, giving the protein MGNVRSSYADSNGDGGILPRDMNSKYCEDMGDGNMACYDYWMPGEVVEVNNYYPFRLMHNYTATTMNSYQYKYNGKELQETGMYDYGARMYMPDIGRWGVMDNYSENYNSLSPYNYVAGNPIKYIDINGEWIYINDQNGSQYRYHNGATQHKVDGKWTGVDETTLSDYVIQTVSALSYLDKNTSIGNTMINYFDQGGKNRDINFNYTSGDSQIRHAISNIIDINPNSRKGVWTTLGKDAKYSPLYSIIAHEMGHVYGNFALGEIAQPDGRFGPDATTAEIYGSHVENIIRAETGLPLRTNYGSNCIGSRCIPNNNGRLIDNAGSSIYYNSDGSQTSPIPSSADVLKVNNNILQNKYNYHGAAAMFLLQKFKDRGQ; this is encoded by the coding sequence TTGGGAAATGTACGTTCGAGTTATGCAGATTCTAATGGTGACGGCGGGATTTTGCCACGCGATATGAATTCAAAATATTGTGAAGATATGGGAGATGGTAATATGGCATGTTATGATTACTGGATGCCGGGAGAGGTTGTGGAAGTCAATAATTATTACCCTTTTAGATTGATGCATAATTACACTGCAACAACGATGAATAGTTATCAATATAAGTACAACGGAAAGGAGTTGCAAGAGACCGGAATGTATGATTACGGGGCGAGAATGTATATGCCCGATATTGGTAGATGGGGTGTGATGGACAATTACAGTGAGAATTATAATTCTTTATCACCATATAATTACGTTGCAGGAAATCCAATAAAATACATTGATATAAATGGAGAATGGATATATATAAATGATCAAAATGGTTCTCAGTATAGGTATCATAATGGGGCTACTCAACATAAGGTAGACGGGAAATGGACTGGTGTAGACGAAACAACTTTATCAGATTATGTTATACAAACTGTATCTGCACTAAGCTACTTGGATAAAAACACATCCATTGGAAATACAATGATTAACTACTTTGACCAAGGCGGAAAAAATAGGGACATAAATTTTAATTATACATCTGGAGATTCACAAATAAGACATGCTATAAGTAATATTATTGATATAAATCCTAACTCAAGAAAAGGTGTTTGGACAACACTGGGAAAGGATGCTAAATATTCTCCTTTATATTCAATAATTGCACACGAAATGGGTCATGTTTATGGAAATTTTGCATTGGGTGAAATTGCACAGCCAGATGGTAGATTTGGTCCTGATGCAACTACAGCTGAAATTTATGGCAGTCACGTTGAGAATATTATAAGAGCTGAAACAGGTCTTCCACTAAGAACCAACTACGGAAGTAATTGCATTGGCTCTCGTTGTATTCCTAATAATAATGGAAGATTAATAGATAATGCAGGAAGTAGCATTTATTATAATTCAGACGGGAGTCAAACGTCCCCTATTCCAAGTTCTGCCGATGTTTTGAAAGTAAATAATAATATATTGCAAAATAAATATAATTATCATGGGGCAGCTGCTATGTTTCTTTTACAAAAGTTTAAAGATCGCGGACAATAA
- a CDS encoding DUF6443 domain-containing protein — protein MKKLIIPISMLFVAGLYHAQATNTENYVQTRIYLEPVTTSSSSAKQIQTVQYFDGLGRPKQVVNVKASPTGKDVVTHIEYNQFGRQLKDYLPVPQSGTMNGAIVPNALSNATQPSIYGTEKIYSEKIPENSPLDRIQQQIQVGTAWANKPVQFGYDTNINGEVKKYAKTTVWENGATKSGVSDGGSYPQGQLYKNTVTYEDGNVTTEFKNTRGQTVLVRKAVSTSENADTYYIYNKYNQLAFVVPPLASIGTVDQTTLDNLCYQYRYDGDNRLVEKKLPGKGWEYMVYDKADRLIMTQDANMRANSKWLITKYDQFGRVIYTGILAGGDRTSMQNQTGNLVITEARHPSGFTKNGMQIYYSNGYFVDIETVLSVNYYDSYPSYSFNPSFPSTIYGKTILTDNAATLGKSTKSLPIMTLVKNIEDDSWTKSYSYYDTKRRPVGAYSINHLGGYTKTESELDFAGAVLQTKTYHKRLATDTEKVITETFTYDHQNRLLTHKHKIDNRAEEILSQNVYNELSQLKTKRVGGTVLGMGLQKVDYTYNIRGWMTQINDPANLGIDLFGYKIKYNQVDGLENANTDFMDLKVKPKFNGNIAEVDWRTATEENEPLKRYGYVYDNLNRLSAGFYQKEGSETSKEYFERMEYDRNGNITRLQRSAGLLSGSTTALSIDNLKYDYSGNRLTKVTEEQIGNSNGYPSLSTHNTITYDDNGNMITHKDKGINSIVYNYLNLPSTVISGSGKKGSSSSYIYRADGTKLKKMLANSFAMSSTEIDYLDGFQYDNKVDFCLGCPSSSAILKFVPTSEGYFDFEKNLYIYNYTDHLGNIRLSYADSNHDGGILPRDMNSKYCEDMGDGNMACYDVWMPGEVVEVNNYYPFGLMHNYTATTMNSYQYKYNGKELQETGMYDYGARFYMPDIGRWGVVDPLAEKYISLTPYNYTLNNPIRYVDPDGRDGGVTGTGTIDDPFIVTANYYHFGLTKEQKQGLGASISTYNNNGVAREINTEGGKIYAIFKLSATESQSMDAAIASAKSDKVENSDGTVTRLGNYISNGTVDAANTAEADRQSIVSDATKVMAIEGLDYASKFENDFNHEIGHNLGGIHGDPGKMMDDTDNIMVTTSKSKVTTTMTGSPITNDALRAIIGRTDMTAVTKQGNVSGYGVVDSKYITAEEKKQITGVSNGRLKSIK, from the coding sequence ATGAAAAAACTTATTATCCCCATTAGTATGCTGTTTGTAGCGGGTCTTTACCATGCACAGGCAACCAATACAGAAAACTATGTACAGACCAGAATATATCTTGAGCCTGTTACCACATCGAGCTCGTCTGCAAAACAGATTCAGACTGTGCAGTATTTTGACGGCTTAGGAAGACCTAAGCAGGTAGTGAATGTAAAAGCATCACCCACAGGAAAAGATGTGGTAACTCATATTGAATATAACCAGTTCGGACGACAGCTGAAAGACTATCTTCCGGTTCCGCAATCCGGAACGATGAACGGTGCTATTGTTCCCAATGCGCTGAGTAATGCGACACAGCCATCTATTTACGGGACCGAAAAGATCTATTCGGAAAAAATACCGGAAAATTCACCTTTAGACAGGATACAGCAGCAGATTCAGGTAGGTACGGCTTGGGCAAATAAACCTGTACAGTTCGGATATGATACCAATATCAACGGCGAGGTAAAAAAATACGCCAAAACAACAGTATGGGAAAACGGAGCCACAAAATCAGGAGTAAGTGACGGTGGAAGTTATCCTCAGGGACAACTTTATAAAAACACGGTCACTTATGAAGACGGCAATGTAACCACCGAATTTAAAAACACTAGAGGGCAGACCGTTTTAGTAAGAAAAGCAGTCAGTACCTCTGAAAATGCCGATACCTATTATATTTACAACAAATACAACCAGCTTGCTTTTGTAGTACCGCCTTTGGCATCCATAGGAACTGTAGACCAAACCACATTGGATAACCTTTGCTACCAATACCGATATGACGGAGACAATAGATTGGTTGAAAAGAAACTTCCCGGAAAAGGTTGGGAATATATGGTATACGATAAAGCAGACCGTCTCATCATGACTCAGGATGCCAATATGCGTGCAAACAGTAAATGGTTAATTACAAAGTATGACCAATTCGGAAGAGTCATTTACACAGGGATTTTAGCTGGTGGAGACAGAACGAGTATGCAAAACCAGACAGGAAATTTGGTGATTACTGAAGCTAGACATCCTTCAGGTTTTACGAAAAACGGGATGCAGATCTATTACAGCAACGGTTATTTTGTTGATATAGAAACCGTATTATCAGTTAACTATTACGACAGCTACCCTTCTTACAGCTTCAATCCTTCATTTCCTTCTACTATTTACGGGAAAACGATCTTAACGGATAATGCAGCAACATTGGGGAAAAGCACCAAAAGCCTTCCTATAATGACTTTGGTAAAGAATATTGAAGACGACAGCTGGACGAAAAGCTACTCTTATTACGATACCAAAAGAAGACCTGTCGGAGCCTATTCAATCAATCATTTGGGAGGCTACACCAAAACTGAATCTGAGCTGGATTTTGCAGGTGCAGTATTGCAAACGAAAACCTATCATAAAAGATTGGCTACAGATACCGAAAAAGTGATCACTGAAACTTTTACATACGATCATCAGAATAGATTGCTGACTCATAAGCATAAAATTGATAACAGGGCAGAAGAAATTTTGTCTCAGAATGTATATAATGAGCTCTCGCAACTGAAAACGAAAAGAGTTGGCGGTACAGTTTTAGGAATGGGACTGCAGAAGGTAGACTACACCTACAACATCCGCGGTTGGATGACGCAGATCAATGATCCTGCGAATTTGGGAATTGATTTGTTCGGGTATAAAATAAAATATAATCAGGTAGACGGACTTGAAAATGCCAATACTGATTTTATGGATCTCAAGGTAAAGCCCAAATTCAACGGGAATATTGCAGAAGTAGACTGGCGAACAGCAACAGAAGAGAACGAGCCTTTGAAAAGATACGGATATGTTTATGATAATTTGAATCGTCTGTCTGCAGGATTTTACCAGAAAGAAGGTTCTGAAACCTCCAAAGAATATTTCGAAAGAATGGAATATGACCGCAACGGCAATATCACAAGATTACAAAGATCTGCAGGTTTGCTTTCGGGAAGCACCACGGCATTATCAATCGATAATCTGAAATATGATTATTCAGGTAACAGGCTGACTAAAGTGACCGAAGAACAGATTGGCAACAGCAATGGTTATCCTTCTTTATCTACCCATAATACAATCACTTACGATGATAATGGCAACATGATTACTCATAAAGATAAAGGGATTAATTCAATTGTTTATAATTATTTGAATCTACCTTCAACTGTTATAAGTGGAAGTGGCAAAAAAGGAAGTTCCTCATCATATATTTACAGAGCAGATGGTACAAAGCTAAAAAAAATGTTGGCTAATTCATTTGCAATGTCAAGTACAGAGATTGATTATCTGGATGGTTTTCAGTATGATAACAAAGTAGATTTCTGCTTAGGATGTCCCAGTTCTTCAGCAATATTAAAATTTGTTCCTACTTCTGAAGGCTATTTTGATTTTGAAAAAAATCTGTACATTTACAATTATACCGATCATTTGGGGAATATACGTTTGAGCTATGCAGATTCTAATCATGACGGCGGGATTTTACCACGTGATATGAATTCAAAATACTGCGAAGATATGGGAGACGGTAATATGGCGTGTTATGATGTCTGGATGCCGGGAGAAGTTGTGGAAGTCAATAATTATTACCCTTTTGGGTTGATGCATAATTACACTGCAACAACGATGAATAGTTATCAATATAAGTACAACGGGAAGGAACTTCAGGAAACCGGAATGTATGATTACGGCGCAAGATTTTATATGCCGGATATTGGTAGATGGGGTGTTGTAGATCCGTTGGCGGAGAAGTATATCTCTCTAACTCCATATAATTACACTCTAAATAATCCAATTAGATATGTAGATCCTGATGGTAGAGACGGAGGAGTAACAGGTACAGGAACCATAGATGACCCTTTTATTGTGACAGCAAATTATTACCACTTTGGTTTAACCAAAGAACAAAAGCAGGGTTTAGGAGCATCAATCTCTACTTATAATAATAATGGAGTTGCAAGAGAAATAAATACCGAAGGAGGAAAAATTTATGCAATATTTAAGCTTTCAGCAACGGAATCACAAAGTATGGATGCGGCAATTGCTTCTGCTAAATCTGACAAAGTTGAAAACAGCGATGGTACTGTCACAAGATTAGGAAACTATATTTCTAATGGAACCGTTGATGCTGCTAATACGGCTGAGGCAGATAGACAAAGTATTGTATCAGATGCAACTAAAGTAATGGCCATTGAAGGACTGGATTATGCCAGTAAATTTGAAAATGATTTTAATCATGAGATAGGTCATAATTTAGGAGGAATACATGGAGATCCGGGCAAAATGATGGACGATACAGATAATATAATGGTAACAACTTCCAAATCTAAAGTAACAACGACAATGACAGGGTCACCCATTACTAATGATGCTCTCAGAGCAATAATTGGAAGAACTGATATGACAGCTGTAACAAAACAGGGAAATGTAAGTGGTTATGGTGTAGTGGATTCAAAGTATATTACAGCCGAAGAAAAAAAACAAATCACAGGCGTCTCAAATGGTAGATTAAAATCCATTAAATAA